One window from the genome of Entelurus aequoreus isolate RoL-2023_Sb linkage group LG04, RoL_Eaeq_v1.1, whole genome shotgun sequence encodes:
- the LOC133648805 gene encoding photoreceptor outer segment membrane glycoprotein 2-like — translation MAVCKVTFSKAEREKLAEILCLLNWVSVVTGAALFWVGLFLKLELQKWQDVMSDQGVFHVPHILIATGLAACGINFLGGKICLDCADSNKFLRWKLVMMPYVACTFFFTFCVLVGALMCYSVGDQLQESLFLGLRHAMRHYKDTDTPGRCYLKNTLDLLQIQFQCCGNSGYRDWFQVQWISNRYLNMSSNSVRERLRSNVEGKYLMDGVPFSCCSTFSPRPCIQQQVSNSSAHFNYGPQSQQQNLWGGGCRQALLDHYTGIMQSIGVGVLLIWLFELLVLTGVRFLQTAMENVLLQEDPNSEVAGWILENSLAETARSNVKIIKSLGKCYQVDDDPNLNVSTGSPSAFQVQMPGGQA, via the exons ATGGCGGTCTGCAAAGTGACCTTCAGCAAGGCAGAGAGAGAGAAGCTCGCTGAGATCCTCTGCTTGCTGAACTGGGTCTCGGTTGTGACCGGCGCTGCCCTCTTTTGGGTGGGCTTGTTCCTGAAATTGGAGCTCCAAAAATGGCAGGATGTGATGTCGGACCAAGGCGTCTTCCATGTACCACACATTTTGATCGCCACGGGCCTGGCAGCCTGCGGCATCAACTTCCTGGGCGGCAAGATCTGTCTGGACTGTGCTGACAGCAACAAGTTCTTGCGCTGGAAGCTGGTCATGATGCCCTATGTGGCCTGCACCTTCTTCTTCACATTCTGCGTCCTGGTGGGGGCGCTAATGTGCTACAGTGTCGGCGACCAGCTGCAGGAGTCTCTCTTCCTGGGACTGCGGCACGCCATGCGCCACTACAAGGATACTGACACACCTGGTCGCTGCTACCTGAAGAACACCCTGGACTTGCTGCAGATCCAGTTCCAGTGCTGCGGAAACTCAGGATACCGGGACTGGTTTCAGGTCCAGTGGATCAGTAACCGCTACCTGAATATGAGCAGCAACAGCGTAAGAGA ACGTCTAAGGAGCAACGTGGAAGGGAAGTACTTAATGGACGGCGTTCCGTTCAGCTGTTGCAGTACTTTCTCTCCTCGCCCGTGCATCCAACAGCAGGTCAGCAACAGCTCTGCCCACTTCAACTACGGCCCACAGAGTCAACAGCAGAACCTGTGGGGAGGGGGCTGCCGGCAAGCCTTGCTGGACCACTACACCGGCATCATGCAGTCCATAGGCGTCGGCGTGCTGCTCATCTGGTTATTTGAG CTGTTGGTTCTGACGGGGGTCCGTTTCCTGCAGACGGCCATGGAGAATGTTCTCCTTCAGGAGGATCCAAACTCGGAGGTGGCTGGCTGGATTCTGGAGAATAGCCTGGCAGAAACAGCCAGATCCAATGTAAAGATCATCAAAAGCTTGGGGAAGTGTTACCAGGTGGACGACGACCCCAACCTGAATGTCTCTACGGGGTCGCCGTCGGCCTTTCAGGTCCAGATGCCAGGTGGACAGGCATGA
- the LOC133648801 gene encoding creatine kinase B-type-like → MSNKLKMSYSGEQEYPDLSQHNNHMAKVLTLEMYEGLRDKETASGFTLDAVIQTGVDNPGHPFIMTVGCVAGDEETYEVFKDLLDPVIEDRHGGYKPNDKHKTDINADNLQGGDDLDPNYVLSSRVRTGRSIRGFCLPPHCSRGERRAIEQLSIESLDALDGDLKGRYYALKNMTEEEQQQLIDDHFLFDKPVSPLLLSSGMGRDWPDGRGIWHNDTKTFLVWVNEEDHLRVISMQKGGNMKDVFSRFCTGLTKIEDLFKERGHEFMWNEHLGYVLTCPSNLGTGLRAGVHVKLPNMSKHELFGEVLKRLRLQKRGTGGVDTAAVGGVFDISNADRLGFSEVELVQMVVDGVNLLVDMEKRLESGDAIDDLMPEQK, encoded by the exons ATGAGCAACAAGCTGAAGATGAGCTACTCGGGCGAGCAGGAGTATCCGGACCTGAGTCAGCACAACAACCACATGGCCAAGGTGCTCACACTTGAAATGTACGAGGGCCTGCGTGACAAGGAGACGGCCAGCGGCTTCACCCTGGATGCCGTCATCCAGACCGGGGTGGACAATCCAG GTCATCCGTTCATCATGACGGTGGGCTGCGTCGCTGGAGACGAAGAGACCTACGAGGTGTTCAAGGACCTGTTGGACCCTGTCATCGAAGACCGCCATGGAGGTTACAAACCTAACGACAAGCACAAGACTGACATCAATGCAGACAACCTGCAG GGTGGAGATGATCTGGACCCAAACTACGTCCTAAGTTCTCGGGTTCGGACGGGCCGTAGCATCCGTGGCTTCTGTTTGCCGCCACACTGCAGCCGCGGAGAACGTCGAGCCATCGAACAACTTTCCATTGAAA GTCTGGACGCCCTCGATGGCGACTTGAAAGGTCGTTACTACGCCCTGAAGAACATGACTGAGGAGGAGCAGCAACAGCTGATTGATGACCACTTCCTGTTCGATAAGCCTGTCTCACCCTTGCTTTTGTCGTCCGGCATGGGCCGCGATTGGCCTGACGGCCGCGGGATCTG GCACAACGACACCAAGACCTTCCTGGTTTGGGTCAACGAGGAAGACCACCTGCGGGTCATCAGCATGCAGAAAGGCGGCAACATGAAGGACGTCTTCTCACGGTTCTGCACCGGACTCACCAAG ATTGAGGACCTGTTCAAGGAGCGAGGTCACGAGTTCATGTGGAATGAGCACCTGGGCTATGTGCTTACCTGCCCGTCCAACCTGGGAACAGGTCTGCGGGCCGGGGTCCACGTCAAACTTCCTAATATGAGCAAGCACGAGCTCTTTGGAGAGGTCCTGAAGCGTCTGAGGCTGCAGAAGAGAGGGACAG GGGGTGTCGACACCGCAGCGGTGGGTGGAGTCTTTGACATCTCTAACGCCGACCGGTTGGGTTTCTCTGAGGTGGAGCTGGTCCAGATGGTGGTGGACGGCGTCAACCTTCTCGTCGACATGGAGAAACGCCTCGAGTCTGGAGATGCCATTGATGATCTGATGCCTGAGCAGAAGTGA